TGGATAATTGTGTTCCGAATTCCTGAGTCAGCGACCACTATATCAAGGAGGACGTTGAGGGCTTTCCGTGCAAGGAAAAGATCCAAGTCTGTCCAAGGGATATCGTTCTTTCTGATGATATCATCGATGTGGATTATTATCGGCGGTTTAGTTCCATTTCCTTCTGCTACATACGATGGATTCAGATACATATGATGATACTCGTCTCGATTCATTGAATCAGAAACAGGAGGTaaacaaaaatggaaatgacaactgttgtcaaactgacgtgatttgaattgaggggcttctcaatggtcgagtgattgtaataattgtaatccgtcactccccaggggtatatagtggtgcccgAAAATATGGCCACCactccgtctatgtattcgtcaatgcttTACCGATCAATTCGGCAACCCACTACCGAGCGGCACggtaaattttgacagctggATGGTATCGAACATTTTACGACCAATCGGTAATTTGAACTTCCACCGAGATTTTTACCGAGatatcagctgttggattctcggcaatttattttgccggcctcggcgaaaaaaaataagtgtgtacaTTTTCCGATACACCCACATCCTCCTGATTGTGGAATATGCGTCGAGTAGTCAACAAAAATAATTCCACTTCTTTGCAACCATAATTTATTGTCAAACAACAAACACCGGTGCAATTGAAATCACAATGATGATTTTTACAGAAAACACTCTAGCTTAATTCATAGTACGGGAACCTCCAGTATAATTGAACGGTTGCGGCAACACATCACTTTCACAATCAGTTCTATCGGTTCTGTCGACTGTGCTGTTCCCCACTTCAATTAGCAGTCTCTGTTGCATTCCAGATTTTTGTGCATCAAGAGTGAAAGAGTTACTTGCCGAAGACGCTGTTATTTCCGAAAATGGTAACGATTATTTACAATGTTACAAAATGCAAAATCTCATTCAACTTACCTTTTCTTgcttttcgaatatattcacaAAAATCGATTCTGTAATCCATAATCCTAGCTCCTGGAAGTTGAGATATCCGCTGAGTAGACGATTAACTTTTTCGTCGGAACACTGTCCGGAAAATGGAAATAAGATCCCTAAAAAGGCAAATGATCGACTATGTCGCGGCCCAAACAACATCCAATTGTTAAACAACAAATGAGTGTGTGTGCGTAACAGCAATAAGTTGACAGATAAAAAGGTGTAGTTTTCCAaaatgtcttatttgtttttggaataaaatataATTGTTGCATTGCGCATTTCTGTATTactttctatttatttttgaatCTAATATTGCTAGGCGATAGCATAAAAGCAGTGTTACATGACACGGTTGTTGTTTTGTGTTAAATTACTCGTTATTTTAAGTATCGcacattgaatattttttcatcatACCAATTAGGTTCTTTTAACGAAATCGTCTTGATATGCATATCTTTTTTAGGTGGTCAAGCGGCAAACAGATAGCGCTAGTGTTCTAACGTAtatgaatttgaattaattACAATGATTTTAAGTAAATTTGTTCCAAacacgtctgtttctctgtgattgAAGCTTAATAAAGCAAAtacagaagttttttttataaacttaCGAGTAAGTTGAAAGGAATGTTGGATTGCGAATGCGACAGAGAGCGAAGCGATCAGCAACGGCGTAGTATcccaaaatttggaaaactaAATGTCGTGTAAATTTCACTGCGTTATATTATATTTAAGATATTGGGTCTGCTCGGGAGTGAAACTCAAGTATCCGAGGTCGGTCAGACTGCTAGCTCAAGCAATCAGCGTGGAAAGCTGGTCCTAATGGAATTCAAATCGGTTCCAAGCTTTATCGtcaatttgaatgaaaattgaaatgaaCTCTACAGCTACCCGTTCCAGATCCAATTCAGGTGTTGTTGTTAATCTGTTAATTTTCGGGTCGTGGGACATGCAGtctaaaggaaaaaaaaacattaaaaagcGTAAGCGCAGGAAGCTTTTCTGGTAATGGCTTACGAGCTAGTTCTGAGTTTGCAGCGACGGTGAGGGAGGGTGGTTTTGGAAACGACTAAGTGACGGTCTTCTGACAAGGTTGGGAAAAAATTCACCGGGATTGGCTTGCGGTcagttttgttgaaaatttgatgGATGTTGAGGGATGTTCACTCTGAAGTAGTAGAATTTATTTTCGTAGCCAAAATATTGCAGAAACATTAAGttgtacagtgatcgttcgctaattggggcacgacctcaccccaactagcgaatgccgttcgctaattggggcggtttgacaagcgtcaatgttgtttactttttgcattgaacaaaagaaaattttacgcgccaggaaatatcgatcccgccaaacacggaaacaaaacttcaacgcgtttttgacatcacattctgacgtttagctgctttttaattgggtttcgccccaattagcgaacccccaactaaaaagcgccccaactagaaaaaccccaattagcgaacgttcactgtattaaCTTACGGCTATGTCGAGATATCGTTCTCTATCTACTTGCTGCAATTTACCATCTTTAAGAGCGATTTGTCGGCAGTTTCCGAGATGTCGGATGGCAATCAGACAACAATAAATTGGAATACATTAAGCGTTTGGATATCCCCGAAAACGAAAACTTGATGCGTAGCATCAGCTTGAGGATTGTTTAATTTGTTCTAATGGCGGTAAataaacaatttgaaaaatgttgcttAGATACCATAGAGCGTCGCAATCAGTtgagcgtcggaagcagttactgttaaaattatttatagcaaccgccattatggctagcgtggaaagctggatagtaaCATAACTTAACCGCCCTTTCCACATATTGTAAATTGGTGAAATACCATTTATCGTATTGTCGAAACAATCTGGGGTAGTGTAGACGTATTGTTGCTATAGATGATTCGTACTGTTGTACAAGTATTGTTTGGAATGGTTTTGAATTATTTAAGAGACAGTAATGTAATAGTCCAGAACTATGCGGGAAATGTTACTtaaatcctttaaaaaaattaagcgagatttgtccgtgcacggaagaaataaactacccaatagtgagtttaattcacccaacctcgaacatccgtacgggaagccaaaattgagtaagtagagtcgaagtagtttgcctttactcccatgttaaaaaagtacccaacggaaaatttattgacccaagtttaagtttaattcactcaatttcgacctcagctaataaaactcaaaattggcttcccgtattgaactggcgtcgttggattgtttggctcttttgtttttgacaacaaaagaaagagtggatgaaagagaagagaaaaaataactcaaaagtaagtttaaaaatactcaattttgggtactttttttcttccgtgtgcaGAGCGTGCACATTTTCCCTTGCATTTTCCCGCACTCTCGTAACAGTCTGCTACATTTTTCCCGCCGTGCAGACTGTTACGAGAGTTACGTTTAGCCAGATTCATTTGTTATGAAAAATCGGAAAAATCGCaaagaaaaatgtcaaaatgaataaaaaaaaatccaataagaATTTTGCACCATATCGACGCAGTGTGTTGAATTTTATCGAGACAAGTGGAAAAAGTATTTTTCTCCTCCAGACAGATTTTCTAATCTTTATTGTACAAATTAAAGTAAATTCCAGCAAAGTAGTAGTTTGCAGACAGGAGTTATTATTATCTAAAGTGCAGATCGACTAGTAATAGCGTCAGTCAATTATCAGTGAGCGTCTTATTTCCGTTTATCATTGAATACTCGGGGCATCCTTCTCAACCTGAACTAAAAGTGAGTAGCTAATTAGGATACAAAAGTCATTTGAAGATAGCAAATATAAATCAAACATACGCATTTCAGTTTCTTTGACGGTTACCGCACTCGTTGTTTGCAATGAGTAAAATGACCAAGAACAAACTTAATCTAACGTTGCCCCCGGGCTCGGTAGACGTCACGGTTAGTCAACAAACTACTCCAACGCCCTCGTTCAAGACGCCCTCCGGTACGGAGTATGTCATCGGGAAGCACAACCTGTTGGGCAAACCCAAGAACAGCATCGATGCGCTAACGGAAACGCTGGAAGAGCTGGAAATCGACGAGAATGCTCGGAAGCGGATAAAGGTGTTCCTGAGCCAGAAGGAGAAGATCGGTGAGCTGAGCGATGAGGATCTGGAGAAGTTGGGCGAGCTGGGTTCCGGCAACGGCGGAGTGGTTATGAAGGTACGACACATTCCGACGGAGTTGATAATGGCCCGTAAGCTGATTCACCTGGAGGTGAAACCGGCCATCAAGAAGCAGATCATCCGGGAGCTGAAGGTGCTGCATGACTGCAATTTCCCGCACATTGTCGGATTTTACGGGGCATTCTACAGCGACGGGGAGATTAGCATTTGCATGGAGTACATGGATGGCGGTTCGTTGGATTTGATCCTGAAACGGGCGGGTCGCATTCCGGAGCCGATACTGGCGAAAATAACGTGCGCCGTGCTGAAGGGGTTGAGTTATCTGAGGGATAAGCACGCCATCATGCACCGGGACGTGAAGCCGAGCAACATTTTGGTGAACAGCAGCGGCGAGATTAAGATCTGTGATTTTGGCGTGTCCGGGCAGCTGATCGACTCGATGGCAAATTCGTTCGTCGGAACCAGGAGTTATATGTCGGTGAGTAGATTTTGAATGGTTTCATGGGAAGGGTTTGGTTTTCAGCTGCAGTCTGTCCCAGGGTTTGCTGAAATCGctttcaatagataacgaacaacgatgaaAGAGAATCAAAAACCTTTTCGAATCATAATAAGTCATGAAGACAAGTTTTTTACATTTGTATAATACAAGTGCGAAATAATAGAATCGGATGGGCAGGCTTCACCGAGAAGACATGAACTCCTAAATCATTGACTGCATCCACGTCCTCCTCCTATCAGCCAGTAGCTTCTACGTAAGTAGACGTCCAATATGCCAACTGCTAGGCTAAGAATGCTGTGGATGGCaattctaactttttttgcgagTAATTGGAGCACTTTGGTCCACACCTCTACTAAGGCACATCGAGATACTTCCAGCCAAATCGAGGTCATTTTATTGCAACTATTTCATACTTGTTGAGCAGTATCAAACTGGAAATATATTTTCTGTCCTGCCTGAGATTATGATTTTTTGGACAAAACTAAATTAACAATTCTTATATAAAAAAGGAGGAAGTCATCGTAAAAAAGGAAGTCAAACACCACGTCCGGTTAGTATGAaactggaagtttttttttatttgttcatgTGCCTGAATACTATTACAATGATGTACAAAAAGAGTACTGCTATCACGATGACCATGGCCGTGAGCGCTACTGACTGACCGATGGAAATCTGCGCTTGCTCGCGGACACAATTCCCAAAATTGTCCTCATATTCGTTCTCCCCGTCGCACATCCTCCACCAGCGGTTGAAGTCAACGGAACTTATATTGTTTGCCGCCAGTTCGGCCATAATATTCTCCATTCTGACTTTGCCCATTAGTGTATTGTCCAAATAAGCTTCCTTCAGGTTTGGCGCAGCCCGTAGTAGAGCAGTCACGTTAATTGTAGTAAGTGCATTGTTTTGAAGGTTCAAATAGTTTAACGATTGCAAATGAACATTAGAAAAGTCGGCCGACTCAACATTGCAATAACCACAATCAAAGTGGATTAGGTTGCCTGGAAGAGCATCCCAAGGAATCGCTTTCAAGTAGGTATACGTCAGATATAAATATTTGAGTTTCGTCAGCCGAATAAACACCGAGCTTGGAaggtttttcaaaaaattatgcTCCAGGTGCAGCATTTCCAGGTTTACGAGATCGCTGACAAAATCGATGTTATCCAATCTGTTGAACTTCAAGTCTAGATATGTGATCTGATAGTCCTCTCCACTAGACACATTCACTGTAGCAATgcgattttcggcaaaatttcCCAGCATCAATTTGGGAGGCAATATCAACTTGTTCATGGCAGTGTGCGTCATCTCAACGCTTGATGGCCAGTGCATGGCTTCGTAGAGATCTTGATCGAACGTGGTCACGTTGGAGGTGATTTTCTTGAAGGAACGAGGCGGTTTGATTCGATAATGCTGATAGCCAGCAGGAAAAGTTATACGATCGCCAGGAGTGTAGGACATGTATTCGATTATGCACATGGATGTTACTGGATATGGGGAACATTCGTATTGAATGCCAATGGTAATTGCAATCAGCGAAAACCTGACATGGAATTGATTACACATTTAATGTTGAGGGACAGTTTACTTGATCATCTTAACGAAGTATACTAACCAAGTCAAAGCTCGCAGCATCATGGATCTGCTACGTTCAGCAAGGCGCCTCAAAAGCTACTAAGTACGTTGAGACTAACTTATGAGTGTTGGTTGATAAGGGTGAAAGCCAGTGATAGTGGAAACTGAATGGCTTGCAATGCTAGTATGTATGTTTAAATAATCAATGTTGACGTTGCTAACGTTGGGATTGCTTACCGGGGAATCTCGTTGTGACTCATTAAATTAGGAGGAAACATCGATTAATTGtgaataaattttatataatttttagcACTTATGAGATCGTAGGCTTATGGTGAGCGAGCCTCACTAATCAGTAATAATGTTTCCTCATATTAgtaaaccaataaaaaatatcaacagAACACCGCACTGCCGATTCAGTTTTAAAATTGATAAGGCTCTTACTAGTTATCATCTCCCTAAGCACAATAATCATCGATGCATTTGCTTGAACACCACAACCGTAATATACATAAACAGCCCCGCCGTGAGAACGACTACGGTTGACAGCAGTAGAGCTTTACCGGTGCTGATTGACGGATTTTCTTCATCTTGAAAGCATTTTTTGTCACTAATCGGACACGTATCATGCCGAAAAGGATCAACATAGCTGATGTTGTTTAATTCCAGCTCGGCATGAATCTCCAGCATGCGGGTTATAtgaatttcgacattttctaGATGGACTTCCTTGAGGTTAGGGGCTGCTCGAAGTAACTCCGTCACGTTGATCTCCGACAACTCGTTGTGCTGAAGGTTCAGATATTCCAAAGAAGGCAGACTAATGTTGATGAATACGACGGATCTTATTTCTCCGGAATAACAATCCAAATGAATCAAACTGGGGGCCAGATCATTCCAAGGAATCGTTTCGATGAAGTTGAATTGAAGATATAGATATTTAAGTTTCTTTAACGGAGTTATCGCGGATCTGGGAATGCTTTCAATGTAGTTTCGTCCCAAATGCAGAACTTCCAAATTCACCAAGCTACTCAAGAAGTCTATGTCCTTCAAGTTGTTTATCTCAAGATCCAGATAAGCGATTTGATAATTTCTTCCATGTGATACATTTATTGATGCGAGTCCGTTTTCGGCGAAATCACCCAGCAGCAATCCCGAAGGCAATGTCAGTCTATTCAGCCCAATGTTTCTCATCTCGATACTGGATGGTCGATGCATGGCCTCATAGAGCTCCTCATCGAATGTGGCCACATAGGAGGATGCGTCTTTCTTTATGGAACGAGGCGAACTAAACTGGTAGTGCTGGAATCCAGTGGGAAAAGAGATCTGATCACCAGGATGGTAGGATATGAAATCGATTTTGCACACGGAAGTGCCTGGATACGGTAGGCACTCGTAGTGGACTGCACGTGCTGTGAGTAATAATATTGGAAACCTAGTTCGGTATTGTAAAACGGTATTTGGTTAATAAAATATTTGCAGAAAGTTCGTAAGCTACTTGCCACAATAATGAACTAATAAGAAGCATCTTGTTCCTGATCCGTCTAGAAAGGCTGCTCGTACTCGAATGAATGAAACGAGTATTTCGTGTGACCGGTGATGCAGGAGTAATGCAGAGAAGATACCCGACCAAAAATTTATTGTTAATGATAGTTCGAGCAAAAACTTAAGATACAATAATATCATAgttttgaaaatcatcattttgCAATTGACAAATTAACTCaatgtgttttatttttattgacatACATTTAAGTTGTAAAATTACATTTATTTTGCATGTAAATTTTTAAGAGtcttttaaaaactaaaaaaaagagacttttaaAAACTAAAAGTGTTCTGGGTATTTGTCATTCGCATTTTAAGTGTGTCATATTCTTCTGATTGCTtaaattttatcgaaaataGTTTGTTTGAGTCTTCTGTTTTATGTGAAAAGTGGAGTACAACTAGTTTTCAATACTAGTTTACTTGTATTTGCGGTTCAATTTCGGAACATTTTATTGCCACCATCGTGACTGTTAGCGAGATTGTTTATCGTCTCGGGAGTTACGAAAGTATCAAAAGCGAAATGGAGAAGAAACAATGCGGTACCTGTGGACTGGATATCAATGATCTGGAACCAGTGCGTTGCGGATTCTGTGAGGCTTTCTTCCACATCAGTCAGCAGTGCTGTGGCTTGAACCTACGTGCATGTAAAGATATTTTTGCACAGGGAAAAGTGTTATTCATCTGCCCTCCGTGTAGAAACATGCTGACGGGAAGAAGCATCCGCGCTTATGTTGCTAGTTTGGGTGTTGCGGAACTGACCGACACTGATTGTCTTGCTTCACAACTGCAACAATAGTCAGGCATGGTTGAAGTGTTGATTTTAACTTAACAGTTGGCAACATTTCTACTATACAACCCCGGAAACCTGTTCCCACTGCATCTCCTCCgtttctatttattttatttttatttttatttttctcaataCGTATTCTAGGTTTCTTGCACTGAGATACGGATTACCTTACAACAGTTTCATTGGGCATTGAACAAGTTTTGTACAATAAGGACAACAAGAAAAATTAacgaataaggaaaaaaatacaaaacaaccTTAGGAATTACTTATTAGGAGGAAAATAGAGAAGAAAAAACTTAATACTATATCACAGTGTTCACGCGGCCAATTCTTGCAGTAGAGGGTTTGCAGATGAGAAGCAGCTCGTGCGAAATTCTTCTATCATTTCGATTTCTGCAAGTTGGTGGACTTCCTCTGTTGGGTGAAAAGGTTCCAGGTTCAGCATCATCTTGAGAAGCCGGTTTTGCTTCACTTGGATTTTCTCTCGATGGGTACGAGCTCAATCATACCACGCAGGAAATCCATACGTGATCATAGGCCGAAAAACCAGTTTTGTACAGCAATATTTTAGCCACCGGATCCAATCGTGAACGGCGACACACGACCGGGTATAGTATTCTGGTTAGCTTATCGCACTTTTTGACGCATACCGAAACATGTTTCCGAAGCTTAGCTTCTGATCCAATGTTACTCCAAGATATCTCACATTTGGTGACCAGGGAATGTCAAGGCCCATACAGCTGACCTGTTTGTGTGGCAAGTTTCTAGCACTTCTGCGGGTGAAGATGATTGCCTGTGTTTTAAGCGGATTAACTTTCATCTTCCATTTCTGATGGTACTGTTGAATTCTTTCTTGCGCTCGTTAGAGCTTGTCCACGACTACCTTAGCATCACGATGGGAGGAAAGAAACCCGGTATCATCAGCAAAAGAGTAGTACTGGACACCGTTAATTCTGGTAAGATCGGCAGTGAAGATATTGTACAGCGTTGGGCTCAATACCGAACCGTGGGGAACCCCGTAGGGGACATTCAAGGGGTCAGAGAAGCAACCGTTCACTCTGATTTAAAATGTTTGATTTCTCAAGAAGCTACTCGCACCagtttcaaaatgtattttggaAAGTTATCCACTGGCAGCGTCGACGGTTTCTTAGCTGTATTAAGAGTTTTGTTTCTTATGGAACACTGGCCACTTCGTATGTTCGAGGTGTAACTTCCGATTCGGCTTCGATTAAAACGGCATTGAAGTGGTCGATGGCTGCATCAATCTCAGCTTCGTCATGGATGTCTGCTACCAACGGATCGGTTAAGTTTAACATGTCGTTCATTACCCTTTGGAAAGCAACCCAGTTTGCGCGGGTGTAACATCGCATGTTGGTCTCGATATGCTAGCAGGCttgatttcgaacgttactggAAGGTGATCTGAAGACAGTTCGTTCAAGGACACGGGTTTTGTCATGTCGATCAAATTGTTTGACAACACAAGATCGAGTGTTGATGGGTGACTCCGACCAGACGGAACGAATGTAGAAGTATCagggaagtttatatgaaagcCCATACGATTTGTTTCCTGGCATAGAATGTTGCCAGCTTTATTGTTATTTGCACAGTTACAATGGCGATGTCTAGCGTTGAAGTCTCCAACCAAAAGTAAGATTCAGTGCGATCGGACAGGGAACGGATAGCGAATAGTGACCAGTCAGAGCAGCGCCGGCTTCCAGGAAAATATGCAGCAACAATGTGTATTTGACTATTTGTTGTAGGAATAGAGATGCCAGTGGCTTCAATTACTTTTGTGGATAGGTTGAGTTGGTAGTATCTTAAGCCCTTTCGGACAGCGATTAAAACACCTCCTCCTCTTGCGATGTCATCACTGGTGGGGCGATCGAATCGGATGCAGTGGAACTTTGGATGCAGAAAAGACATATTGGGACGCAGCCAGGATTCGGTGACGATTGCTATATCAATATTATTCCGCTCAGCGAAATCGAAGAACTCCACTTGTTTACTGAGAATGGATCTTCCATTCCAATTCATCAAGCGTAGAGTGGGAGTGCTAGACATTATAGACATGTTTCATTATAAGCTCTGAGAGAGCTAGAAATTGTTCCATTTTTGTGCGGCAACCCTCCAGTCGTTGGAATAGATCTTTGGCTAGGCACATAAACTCGGCGACGCTGAATAGATTTGGGTTGTCCCCCGTATTATTTATCTCTGTGTTTGTGTTTCGAAGAACATCAGAATAGGAGTTGGCATGAACAGTGGTTGGTTTTGCTCTTGGATTTTGCGCAGTAGCTCTGGAAAAAGTGGCACCCAATTGTCCGTTCTGCAAAGGCGAACGAAAAGTTGATGTGAGTGGTTTTTTGGTAGCACGATTACGAATGTCTTCAACTCCTTTGAGGTAATTTTTATCTCCTCTGTTTGCTTTGCCAAATGAAACAACAACACCAGTTTGGTCGAGAATGAACGCAAAGCGCCGTCGTGGTGATTTTGATCAGCCTATTCGACCAACTGCGAACAAAGGCACGAAAGCAATAAATTTTGAGGATCTTTCCGTTTCGTCAATAATACCAGCCGCCCCGACACCAACATTCTGGCTCTATCTTTCTGGATTTCATCCCATGATCAGCGACAAAGATGTGGAGAAAATCGTATCACGCTGTTTGGACACAAATGAACCAATGAATGTTATTCGCCTCGTGCCTAAGGGCAAAGATGTTTCTAACATGACATTTGTGTCATTCAAAGTTGGTGTCAACCCAGTTCTGAAACCGCAAGCCCTcaattctgaaaat
The nucleotide sequence above comes from Armigeres subalbatus isolate Guangzhou_Male chromosome 3, GZ_Asu_2, whole genome shotgun sequence. Encoded proteins:
- the LOC134219234 gene encoding dual specificity mitogen-activated protein kinase kinase dSOR1; amino-acid sequence: MSKMTKNKLNLTLPPGSVDVTVSQQTTPTPSFKTPSGTEYVIGKHNLLGKPKNSIDALTETLEELEIDENARKRIKVFLSQKEKIGELSDEDLEKLGELGSGNGGVVMKVRHIPTELIMARKLIHLEVKPAIKKQIIRELKVLHDCNFPHIVGFYGAFYSDGEISICMEYMDGGSLDLILKRAGRIPEPILAKITCAVLKGLSYLRDKHAIMHRDVKPSNILVNSSGEIKICDFGVSGQLIDSMANSFVGTRSYMSPERLQGTHYSVQSDIWSLGLSLVEMAIGMYPIPPPDAKMLDYIFQDKGDDSSPGQNIIEPKPMAIFELLDYIVNEPPPKLEHNSFTDRFKDFVDRCLKKNPDERADLKTLINHDWIKNIEQEDVDIAGWVCKTMDLLPSTPKRNASPN
- the LOC134226705 gene encoding uncharacterized protein LOC134226705; its protein translation is MMLRALTWFSLIAITIGIQYECSPYPVTSMCIIEYMSYTPGDRITFPAGYQHYRIKPPRSFKKITSNVTTFDQDLYEAMHWPSSVEMTHTAMNKLILPPKLMLGNFAENRIATVNVSSGEDYQITYLDLKFNRLDNIDFVSDLVNLEMLHLEHNFLKNLPSSVFIRLTKLKYLYLTYTYLKAIPWDALPGNLIHFDCGYCNVESADFSNVHLQSLNYLNLQNNALTTINVTALLRAAPNLKEAYLDNTLMGKVRMENIMAELAANNISSVDFNRWWRMCDGENEYEDNFGNCVREQAQISIGQSVALTAMVIVIAVLFLYIIVIVFRHMNK
- the LOC134227723 gene encoding uncharacterized protein LOC134227723 gives rise to the protein MEENGGKHATTSDGIHGNGTTVQQKYLYTKSDHGPYRVYVELTDKTNKINKFTMGAWLRKLGKYRRSVTEMKYLGRNEMIVFMSFMTAANAMVDDENLLEAGYKAYIPRHLVCISGVLAGIPTDITEDEILNDIESPAPVMSVFRLSRFVDGLRQPSNRQYRTRFPILLLTARAVHYECLPYPGTSVCKIDFISYHPGDQISFPTGFQHYQFSSPRSIKKDASSYVATFDEELYEAMHRPSSIEMRNIGLNRLTLPSGLLLGDFAENGLASINVSHGRNYQIAYLDLEINNLKDIDFLSSLVNLEVLHLGRNYIESIPRSAITPLKKLKYLYLQFNFIETIPWNDLAPSLIHLDCYSGEIRSVVFINISLPSLEYLNLQHNELSEINVTELLRAAPNLKEVHLENVEIHITRMLEIHAELELNNISYVDPFRHDTCPISDKKCFQDEENPSISTGKALLLSTVVVLTAGLFMYITVVVFKQMHR